One Micromonospora sp. FIMYZ51 genomic window carries:
- a CDS encoding amino acid adenylation domain-containing protein translates to MTASSANPAADPADIDTLRADIATHLAIPPEQVGDHDDLLYLGLDSIGVMRLANRWRRYGPGATFAELIERRTLAEWAALVFDKPSAPPATQSPATAPPATAPPTAVPTTSATAPAPATTAPSGEPFALSTMQHAYWVGRGDGQVLGGVGAHFYNEFDGAGVDPERLDRACRALTARHAMLRARFLDDGRQQIDPDGRWPGLTVHDLRALDGPELDQRLAEIRDRMSHARLAVERGEVLTLALSLLPGGACRIHLHIEMLVADAESFRILLRDLAQLYRQDQPLPPLNYDYQRYLTDVAPRRAAERDRVRDYWLARLDTMPAGPQLPLSEHATDGPASMRRGHWIDADGWQTLGGHARGHGLTLSIVFLTAFVEVLAAWSEQPNFLVNIPLYNREEVHPEVGDLVGDFTNLVLLEADATEPATFVQRARAVQERLRADIQHAAFTGVDVLRELSRRAGTPVLAPVVFTSALSLGELFADDVRQCFGRPGYTMSQTPQVWLDVQVTEREGGLFVNWDSAERQFADGVLTAMFAAYTALLARLTDRPESWTVPVDGLLPAAQREVRHRVNDTAAPVPADPIHAPVFARAANEPDGPALLWGDDGRMSRGELTHRARCVAARLVEHGVTAGDLVAVCLPKGPDQVVAVLGVLAAGATYVPVGPDQPARRRDRILTDAGVRVAVAATGSTLPVPVVDPAAAVAAGRPLDRPVVPDPAQPAYVIFTSGSTGTPKGVVVSHRAAANTIEALNKRFGIGPADRVLAVSALDFDLSVYDIFGLLGAGGAVVLVGETERRAPEAWAALVRRHGVTVWQSVPALLDMLLTVPADLGDSPRLAIVGGDWVDPRLPERFTGRFPGARFAGLGGTTEAAIHSTVCEVAVSPGHWRSVPYGVPLPNVRCTVTDVRGDDRPDLVTGELWIGGVSLADGYLGDPARTASRFVTRAGQRWYRTGDLARYWPDGTIEVLGRTDQQVKILGHRIDLGEVEAALLAHPEVRLAVACVLSGTTTRLAAAVAADAVDPGELRDFVADRLPAAMVPVRIEIRPQLPLSPNGKLDRAAIRDRILAEPTGEPGRASGVAAPRGPVEAAVATVWSTILGVPEVGRDDNFFLLGGDSLLATRIIARLPAAGVVGAGLSDLLTRPTLAEFAARLRVETAVAAPAALTADPEHRFDPFPATDVQRAYWLGRGDEFALGGVGSHWYWEFDGTDVDIARLERAFNTLIGRHDMLRVVFEPDGRQRVLPTLPWQPITVHPADTPLAALRAAASTRIPDPASAPPVHIWARSADGQTRIGFSFDYIALDAFSIVSFFGELATLYRDPQAALPPVGITFRDYVTGVAIPAEERRAAEAYWSQRLDQIPGPPELPLRVDPAQLAAPVFRRRSARIAPEQWRAITAQCRASGVTPAAVLLTAYAETLSGWSGGGALTVNLTLFDRRDVHPDIDRVFGDFTSLLLVAHHPVAGEALLDTVRRVQRQMWADMEHRAASGIWVMRELGRRAGRAMAGMPVVFTSALGLSGELTGMTFPFGDLVWGISQTPQVWLDCQVMEQDGGLAVNWDAVEDLFPTGVLDAMFAAYVELIHRLAGPAWSVPVPALLPAAQRQVRTGVNATDAERADRPLHADFFATAQAHPDRLALLGPGPAESVTYGDLAARAMRLAGRLAAAGLTPGDPVAVTLRRGVGQVVAVLGILAAGGVYVPVGLAAPPARRHDIYRDAGVRLVVIDGDTAPDGPGAATPESGGALSGTGDGAETAGGWSALALHDDDTGPDGPLAGGPVPVDPAGLAYVIYTSGSTGTPKGVEIEHRAAVNTLDDLVTRIGLGPDDRVLAVSALDFDLSVFDIFALLGVGGAVVLLDEARRSEPTAWLRAVAEHGVTIWNSVPALLDMALVTAAATRKRLASVRVALVSGDWVGLDLRERFTAAGGGRLIALGGATEAAIWSNAYEVTGVPADWRSIPYGFPLRNQRFRVVDERGRDCPDWVGGELWIGGSGVARGYRNDAERTARQFVNVDGQRWYRTGDQGRYWADGTLEFLGRRDSQVKLGGHRLELGEVEVALRTHPGVAAALAAVTGQGAARQLVAGIVAEPTAAPVDVDAVVVAAARRLPEYAVPARVVLLDALPLTGNGKVDRVRLAELVQPPETAPDDGPATALEKELAGLWERLLDVRGVGRDTNFFAIGGDSITATRLVAELHRRFGVEIALRRLMDAATVARLAAVVAEQYDEADIEDGVL, encoded by the coding sequence TCCGACCACGAGTGCGACCGCGCCCGCCCCGGCCACGACCGCGCCGAGTGGCGAGCCGTTCGCGCTCTCCACGATGCAGCACGCGTACTGGGTCGGTCGGGGCGACGGGCAGGTGCTCGGTGGCGTCGGTGCCCACTTCTACAACGAGTTCGACGGCGCCGGGGTGGACCCGGAGCGCCTCGACCGGGCCTGCCGGGCGCTGACCGCACGGCACGCCATGCTGCGGGCCCGGTTCCTCGACGACGGCCGGCAGCAGATCGACCCGGACGGTCGCTGGCCCGGGCTGACCGTGCACGACCTGCGTGCCCTCGACGGCCCGGAACTGGACCAGCGGCTGGCGGAGATCCGCGACCGCATGTCGCACGCGCGGCTGGCGGTCGAGCGCGGTGAGGTGCTGACCCTCGCCCTGTCGCTGCTGCCTGGCGGCGCGTGCCGCATCCACCTGCACATCGAGATGCTCGTCGCCGACGCGGAGAGCTTCCGGATCCTGCTGCGCGACCTCGCCCAGCTCTACCGGCAGGACCAGCCCCTGCCGCCGCTCAACTACGACTACCAGCGGTACCTCACCGACGTCGCGCCCCGGCGGGCAGCCGAACGGGACCGGGTCCGGGACTACTGGCTGGCCCGGCTCGACACGATGCCGGCCGGGCCGCAACTGCCGCTTTCGGAGCACGCCACCGACGGGCCGGCGTCCATGCGGCGCGGTCACTGGATCGACGCCGACGGCTGGCAGACCCTCGGTGGGCACGCCCGGGGGCACGGCCTCACCCTCTCCATCGTGTTCCTGACCGCGTTCGTGGAGGTCCTCGCCGCCTGGAGCGAACAGCCGAACTTCCTGGTGAACATCCCGCTCTACAACCGCGAGGAGGTGCACCCCGAGGTCGGTGACCTGGTCGGCGACTTCACCAACCTGGTGCTGCTGGAGGCGGACGCCACCGAGCCGGCGACATTCGTGCAGCGGGCCCGCGCGGTGCAGGAGCGGCTGCGCGCGGACATCCAGCACGCCGCCTTCACCGGCGTCGACGTGCTGCGCGAGCTGTCCCGGCGGGCCGGCACCCCGGTCCTCGCCCCGGTCGTCTTCACCAGCGCGCTCAGCCTCGGCGAACTCTTCGCCGACGACGTACGGCAGTGCTTCGGGCGTCCCGGCTACACCATGTCGCAGACCCCGCAGGTCTGGCTCGACGTGCAGGTCACCGAGCGTGAGGGCGGCCTCTTCGTCAACTGGGACTCGGCCGAGCGCCAGTTCGCCGACGGGGTGCTGACCGCGATGTTCGCGGCCTACACCGCCCTGCTGGCGCGGCTCACCGACCGGCCGGAGAGCTGGACCGTACCGGTCGACGGGCTGCTTCCGGCGGCCCAACGGGAGGTACGCCACCGGGTCAACGACACGGCGGCTCCGGTGCCGGCGGACCCGATCCACGCGCCGGTCTTCGCGCGGGCGGCAAACGAACCTGACGGCCCCGCGCTGCTCTGGGGCGACGACGGCCGGATGAGCCGGGGCGAACTGACGCACCGGGCCCGGTGCGTCGCGGCGCGACTGGTCGAGCACGGCGTCACCGCCGGTGACCTGGTCGCGGTCTGCCTGCCGAAGGGGCCGGACCAGGTGGTCGCGGTGCTCGGCGTGCTGGCCGCCGGAGCCACCTACGTGCCGGTCGGTCCGGACCAGCCGGCCCGGCGCCGGGACCGCATCCTCACCGACGCCGGGGTACGCGTCGCCGTGGCGGCGACCGGCAGCACGCTCCCGGTGCCGGTGGTCGATCCGGCCGCTGCGGTGGCCGCCGGCCGCCCACTCGACCGGCCGGTCGTCCCGGATCCGGCACAGCCCGCCTACGTCATCTTCACCTCCGGCTCGACCGGCACCCCGAAGGGCGTGGTGGTCAGCCACCGGGCCGCGGCCAACACCATCGAGGCGCTCAACAAGCGGTTCGGCATCGGTCCCGCCGACCGGGTGCTCGCGGTGTCGGCGCTCGACTTCGACCTGTCCGTGTACGACATCTTCGGGTTGCTCGGCGCGGGTGGGGCGGTGGTGCTTGTCGGCGAAACCGAGCGGCGGGCACCCGAGGCGTGGGCGGCACTTGTGCGGCGGCACGGCGTCACGGTCTGGCAGTCCGTGCCCGCCCTGCTGGACATGCTGCTCACCGTGCCGGCCGACCTCGGCGACTCCCCGCGCCTGGCGATCGTCGGCGGCGACTGGGTCGATCCGCGCCTGCCCGAGCGGTTCACCGGCCGCTTCCCGGGTGCCCGGTTCGCCGGTCTCGGCGGCACCACCGAGGCGGCGATCCACTCCACCGTCTGCGAGGTGGCCGTGTCGCCCGGCCACTGGCGCTCGGTGCCGTACGGGGTGCCCCTGCCGAACGTGCGCTGCACGGTGACCGATGTGCGCGGCGACGACCGGCCCGACCTGGTCACCGGTGAGCTGTGGATCGGCGGTGTCTCGCTTGCCGACGGTTACCTCGGTGACCCGGCCCGTACGGCCAGCCGGTTCGTCACCCGGGCCGGCCAGCGCTGGTACCGCACCGGCGACCTGGCCCGCTACTGGCCGGACGGCACCATCGAGGTGCTTGGCCGCACCGACCAGCAGGTGAAGATCCTCGGGCACCGGATCGACCTCGGCGAGGTGGAGGCGGCGCTGCTGGCGCACCCGGAGGTGCGTCTGGCGGTCGCGTGCGTGCTCAGCGGCACCACCACCCGGCTGGCCGCGGCCGTCGCCGCCGACGCGGTGGACCCCGGCGAGCTGCGGGACTTCGTCGCCGATCGGCTCCCGGCGGCGATGGTGCCGGTGAGAATCGAGATCCGGCCGCAGTTGCCGCTGTCGCCGAACGGCAAGCTCGACCGGGCCGCGATCCGGGACCGGATCCTTGCCGAACCGACCGGTGAGCCGGGCCGGGCATCCGGTGTGGCGGCACCGCGCGGGCCCGTCGAGGCGGCGGTCGCCACGGTCTGGTCGACCATCCTCGGCGTACCCGAGGTCGGTCGCGACGACAACTTCTTCCTGCTCGGCGGCGACTCGCTGCTGGCCACCCGGATCATCGCCCGGCTGCCGGCCGCCGGGGTCGTCGGTGCCGGTCTGAGTGACCTGCTGACCCGGCCGACGCTTGCCGAGTTCGCCGCACGGCTGCGCGTGGAGACCGCCGTCGCCGCGCCGGCCGCGCTCACCGCCGACCCGGAACACCGCTTCGACCCCTTCCCGGCGACCGACGTGCAGCGGGCCTACTGGCTGGGACGCGGCGACGAGTTCGCCCTCGGCGGCGTCGGCTCGCACTGGTACTGGGAGTTCGACGGCACCGACGTCGACATCGCGCGGCTGGAGCGGGCGTTCAACACGCTCATCGGCCGCCACGACATGCTGCGGGTGGTGTTCGAGCCGGACGGCCGGCAGCGGGTGCTGCCCACCCTGCCATGGCAGCCGATCACCGTGCATCCGGCGGACACCCCGCTCGCGGCGCTGCGCGCGGCGGCCTCCACCCGCATCCCCGACCCGGCCAGCGCACCACCGGTGCACATCTGGGCCCGCAGCGCCGACGGGCAGACCCGGATCGGCTTCAGTTTCGACTACATCGCGCTTGACGCGTTCAGCATCGTGTCGTTCTTCGGCGAACTCGCCACCCTCTACCGCGATCCGCAGGCCGCGCTGCCGCCGGTGGGCATCACCTTCCGCGACTACGTGACCGGGGTGGCGATCCCCGCCGAGGAACGCCGGGCCGCCGAGGCGTACTGGTCGCAGCGGTTGGACCAGATCCCCGGGCCACCGGAGCTGCCGTTGCGGGTCGACCCGGCGCAACTGGCGGCGCCGGTGTTCCGCCGCCGCTCGGCGCGGATCGCACCCGAGCAGTGGCGCGCGATCACGGCCCAGTGCCGGGCGTCCGGCGTGACCCCGGCCGCGGTGCTGCTCACCGCGTACGCCGAGACGCTCTCCGGGTGGAGCGGCGGCGGGGCCCTTACCGTCAACCTCACCCTGTTCGACAGGCGTGACGTGCATCCCGACATCGACCGGGTGTTCGGCGACTTCACCTCGCTGCTGCTCGTCGCCCACCACCCGGTGGCCGGCGAGGCCCTGCTGGACACCGTGCGGCGGGTGCAGCGGCAGATGTGGGCGGACATGGAGCATCGGGCCGCCTCCGGGATCTGGGTGATGCGGGAACTCGGCCGTCGGGCCGGCCGGGCCATGGCCGGCATGCCTGTGGTGTTCACCAGCGCCCTCGGGCTCTCCGGTGAGCTGACCGGCATGACCTTTCCCTTCGGGGACCTGGTCTGGGGCATCTCCCAGACGCCACAGGTCTGGCTGGACTGTCAGGTGATGGAGCAGGACGGCGGGCTGGCGGTCAACTGGGACGCGGTCGAGGACCTGTTCCCCACCGGCGTGCTGGACGCCATGTTCGCCGCGTACGTCGAACTGATCCACCGGCTCGCCGGGCCGGCCTGGTCGGTGCCGGTGCCGGCGCTGCTGCCGGCGGCGCAGCGGCAGGTGCGGACCGGGGTCAACGCGACCGACGCCGAGCGCGCCGACCGGCCGCTGCACGCCGACTTCTTCGCCACCGCCCAGGCCCACCCGGACCGCCTCGCGCTGCTCGGCCCCGGCCCGGCCGAGAGCGTGACGTACGGTGACCTTGCCGCGCGGGCGATGCGCCTCGCCGGCCGACTCGCCGCCGCCGGCCTGACCCCGGGCGACCCGGTCGCGGTGACCCTGCGTCGGGGCGTCGGCCAGGTGGTGGCCGTGCTCGGCATCCTCGCGGCCGGCGGCGTCTACGTGCCGGTCGGGCTCGCCGCGCCACCGGCCCGCCGCCACGACATCTACCGCGACGCGGGCGTGCGGCTGGTCGTCATCGACGGCGACACCGCCCCCGACGGGCCCGGCGCGGCGACACCCGAGTCCGGCGGCGCGCTGTCCGGCACCGGCGACGGTGCCGAGACGGCCGGCGGCTGGTCCGCCCTGGCGTTGCACGACGACGACACCGGCCCGGACGGGCCGCTTGCCGGTGGCCCGGTGCCGGTCGATCCGGCCGGGCTGGCCTACGTCATCTACACCTCCGGCTCCACCGGCACCCCGAAGGGCGTCGAGATCGAGCATCGGGCCGCCGTCAACACCCTCGACGACCTGGTCACCCGGATCGGCCTCGGCCCCGACGACCGGGTGCTCGCGGTCTCCGCGCTCGACTTCGACCTCTCCGTCTTCGACATCTTCGCGCTGCTCGGAGTGGGCGGCGCGGTGGTGCTGCTGGACGAGGCACGCCGCAGCGAACCCACCGCGTGGCTGCGGGCGGTCGCCGAGCACGGCGTCACGATCTGGAACTCCGTGCCGGCGCTGCTGGACATGGCCCTGGTCACCGCAGCGGCGACCCGGAAACGGCTGGCAAGCGTGCGGGTCGCGCTGGTCTCCGGCGACTGGGTCGGGCTCGACCTGCGCGAACGCTTCACCGCGGCCGGCGGCGGTCGGCTGATCGCGCTCGGCGGGGCCACCGAGGCGGCGATCTGGTCCAACGCCTACGAGGTGACCGGCGTACCGGCCGACTGGCGTTCCATCCCGTACGGCTTCCCGCTGCGTAACCAGCGGTTCCGGGTCGTCGACGAGCGCGGTCGGGACTGCCCGGACTGGGTCGGCGGCGAACTGTGGATCGGCGGCTCCGGTGTGGCCCGTGGCTACCGCAACGACGCGGAGCGGACCGCCCGGCAGTTCGTCAACGTCGACGGGCAACGGTGGTACCGCACCGGCGACCAGGGCCGCTACTGGGCCGACGGCACGTTGGAGTTTCTCGGCCGCCGCGACTCGCAGGTCAAACTCGGCGGGCACCGGCTCGAACTGGGCGAGGTCGAGGTGGCGCTGCGTACGCATCCCGGTGTCGCCGCCGCGCTCGCCGCGGTCACCGGCCAGGGCGCGGCCCGCCAACTGGTCGCCGGGATCGTCGCGGAACCCACCGCCGCCCCGGTCGACGTCGACGCGGTCGTCGTGGCCGCGGCGCGCCGACTGCCCGAGTACGCGGTCCCGGCGCGGGTCGTACTCCTCGACGCGCTGCCGCTGACCGGCAACGGCAAGGTGGACCGGGTCCGCCTCGCCGAGCTGGTCCAGCCTCCCGAGACGGCACCGGACGACGGGCCGGCCACCGCGCTGGAGAAGGAGCTGGCCGGGCTCTGGGAGCGGCTGCTGGACGTGCGCGGCGTCGGCCGGGACACGAACTTCTTCGCCATCGGCGGCGACAGCATCACCGCCACCCGTCTCGTGGCCGAGCTGCACCGCCGCTTCGGCGTGGAGATCGCGCTGCGCCGCCTGATGGACGCCGCCACGGTCGCGCGGCTCGCCGCCGTCGTCGCGGAGCAGTACGACGAGGCCGACATCGAGGACGGCGTGCTGTGA